The Trichoderma atroviride chromosome 5, complete sequence genome contains a region encoding:
- a CDS encoding uncharacterized protein (EggNog:ENOG41~SECRETED:SignalP(1-20)) → MTRFTQFTVCALALVAPAFASCDYGTHLYPREHTVPVSTFGYNDLIGPLNWYSLNKTANELCATGQHQSPIVLDSSIATAHGDSISFTVESYPFGAEFENLGSTVEVPVNGTLKAGGKDYKLAQFHFHTPSEHRIDSEYHPMEIHFVFSTPDKSTAVVSFLVDFGVPNLLLSSVFQNVNEIATPGETTLTGPLLFAALENHLKSNAIFTYSGSLTTPPCTEGVDWYISAQPLQIDTATYGKVKDVIKFNARYTQNKLGGVNLLQNIANELK, encoded by the exons ATGACTCGGTTTACTCAGTTCACGGTTTGTGCCCTGGCGCTGGTCGCCCCGGCATTTGCTTCCTGTGACTACGGAACCCATCTCTATCCCCGAGAGCATACCGTGCCCGTCAGCACTTTTGGCTACAACGATCTCATCGGCCCTCTGAACTGGTACAGCCTCAACAAGACTGCCAACGAGCTCTGCGCCACCGGCCAGCACCAGTCGCCCATTGTGCTGGACTCTTCCATCGCCACGGCCCATGGCGATTCCATCTCCTTCACCGTGGAGTCGTACCCTTTTGGAGCCGAGTTTGAGAACCTGGGCAGCACGGTTGAGGTGCCCGTCAACGGAACGCTCAAGGCCGGCGGCAAGGACTACAAGCTGGCGCAGTTTCACTTCCATACTCCTAGCGAGCACCGAATCGACTCTGAATACCATCCTATGGAAATACACTTTGTGTTTTCGACCCCTG ACAAGTCTACTGCTGTTGTATCTTTCCTGGTCGATTTCGGTGTGCCCAACCTCCTGCTGTCCTCAGTCTTTCAGAACGTCAACGAGATTGCCACGCCTGGTGAAACTACCCTGACTGGGCCTCTCCTGTTTGCCGCGCTGGAGAACCATCTCAAATCCAACGCCATCTTCAC CTACTCTGGCTCACTGACCACTCCTCCTTGCACTGAGGGCGTTGATTGGTACATCAGCGCCCAGCCTCTGCAGATTGATACGGCTACTTATGGCAAAGTCAAGGACGTGATCAAATTCAACGCTCGGTATACGCAGAATAAGCTTGGCGGCGTGAATCTGTTGCAGAACATTGCGAATGAGCTGAAATAA
- a CDS encoding uncharacterized protein (EggNog:ENOG41~SECRETED:SignalP(1-26)) gives MKASIVLSLAAAAMASVIERTNGCNADNCARAVTGTREGLSPISSRKADCSSFMRATVTPKATTTTITITVHPDITPKPKNDVNYAAATVYPTAVPAYASSCDGAKRYSSACSCWGITATTVTAHTPTKTEIVTVTQNYCEL, from the exons ATGAAGGCTTCCATTGTCCtgtctttggctgctgccgccatggccagcgtTATTGAGCGTACCAACGGTTGCAATGCCGACAACTGCGCTCGTGCCGTCACTGGCACTCGCGAGGGCCTGTCCCCTATTTCTTCTCGCAAGGCCGACTGCTCCAGCTTTATGCGAGCCACTGTCACTCCTAAGGCTAC AACCACCACAATCACCATTACTGTCCATCCCGATATCActcccaagcccaagaacGATGTCAACtacgccgccgccacagtCTATCCTACAGCTGTCCCAGCTTATGCCTCCTCTTGCGACGGTGCTAAGCGATACTCCTctgcttgctcttgctgGGGCATCACTGCTACCACCGTCACCGCTCACACGCCTACAAAGACTGAGATTGTCACCGTTACCCAGAACTACTGCGAACTATAG